The Heyndrickxia acidicola sequence CGTCCTTGCCAGAAGGGATACGGGTGAGAAAGTGCAGGTAAGGCTGGACGAACTGGAAGCAAGGATAGTAGAGCTTTTAGAGGAGATTCAACAGAATCTATTGAAAAAAGCCCGAGAGCTGCAGGCTTCAAAAACGAGAACAGCTGTTACAATGGAGCAGTTCAAAAAAGAGCTTGAACAGAATCCGGGGTTCATTAAAGCGATGTGGTGTGGAGATTTGGCCTGTGAGAATTTTATCAAAGATGAAACCGGTGCGACCTCCCGCTGCATTCCATTTGAACAGGAAAGAGTGGCGGACACCTGCGTTTGCTGCGGCGGCGAAGCGAAAGAGCTGGTTTATTGGGCCAAAGCGTATTAATGGTAATGACAACCGGGAAATTTTTGAGGCGTGTATCTCCTGGATCAGGAACCAACAAACTTGAGCAGAAAAAGAGCGAGAACCTGCCAAATAGGCCGCGAAATGGCAGTGTAGAATAAAATGAAGCCGCACGGGAGAGAGCCTTCTGTGTGGTTTTTATTTTACTTTATTAACCATGGCTGTATTCGAATAGATTGTTGCTTTACGTATAAAGAATCTATCCGTATGTGGCCTATCTTCGTGGCATCTTTTCGTTAGTTATTTAAAAGTTTTAATACTTTTATCACTTTTTGTGTCAGATAGCAACATAGTTTACGAAAAGAGCCTTAATCATCAATCAAATTTGTTTTTAAGACGAATTTTTTCTTAGAGCTTAGTTAACAGTGTAAAATCTAAGGGAAATCTAAAGAATAATTTATATAATAAGATTGCACTACTTTTAATTCTGGGAATGCTACAAAGAAAAGGGTGAAAATCGATGCATATATTACTCGTAGAAGATGACGCTCCGCTTCAAAAGATTGTTTCATCTATTCTCAAGGACGAAGGCTATACGATTGATCTTGCCGATGATGGCCTTGATGGCCTTTTAATGACCAAAACGGGTATTTACGATCTGCTGATCATTGATATTATGCTTCCGAGCCTGGATGGTTTAGCACTGATAAAAGAATTGCGCAAAAGCGGGTTCTATACACCGTCTCTCATTTTAACCGCTAAGGATAGTGTAGAGGATAAAGTAAGCGGTCTGGATGTCGGGGCAGATGATTATTTGGTGAAACCTTTTGATACACAGGAATTTCTGGCAAGAATCCGCTCAGTGCTCCGCCGTGCCGGCAAGCTGGGAAATGAAGGGAAAATACATTACGGACCGATTGTGCTGGATACACAAGAGCATCGGGCATTTATTGGCGAACAAGACTTAAAGCTGACCATTAAAGAATATGAGCTCTTTCATTATATGATTCAAAATCGGGAACAGCTGTTGACAAGGGAGCAGATTTTTGACCGTATTTGGGGGCTGGAGTCCAACACGGGTGACGCCATTGTTGACTTATATATTCATTACGTAAGAAAGAAGCTTTCTGCTTTTAAGTGCGATTCCATCATCCGCACGATTCGCGGAGTCGGATATATGGTGAAAGCAGAGGGACAAAATGTTTGAAAAAACAAGAATTAAGCTGGTTGTATTAAACTCTATTGTCTTTTTTATTATTTTAAATAGCTTTGGTGTTTCTTTATATTTTTATATGAGATATCACTTATATTCTCAGGTAGATAAACAGCTTTTGGATGTGCGGACTCATCTTCTTAACGAGCCGGAGCATCATTTTGAAAACATGATGAATCCTGAAACAGAAGGAACCCGGCAAATTGAGTATTTATTTTGGGGGACGGATGAAAAAATAAAAATGACGCTTCCGGAGCATACGCTTGTTCCCAGAAATGTTTATCCGCTATTGGAGAAGGTCAGTGGCAGCGAGAGTCTGCACACCATCACAAAAGCGGGTTCTTCTTATCGGTTTGTCAATATTCCGGTACAATATGATGTCACTATTAAAGGAAAAAAGGAAGCGATTGAGAAGGTACAGCTTGTGTACAGTCTTTATGGCGAACAGGAGCTGCTGAGGCATCTATTAATGGTGGTTGCAGTAGGAAGCCTCATGAGTATCATAGTGGCGATTTTAGCCGGTTTCTATCTGGCGAACAGGGCATTAATTCCTATTAAAAATGCCTGGAATAAGCAATCACGGTTTGTCGGGGACGCATCACATGAGCTAAGGACCCCTTTGTCCGTCATGAAGCTGAACCTTGAGAGGTTATTTCGCCATCCAAACCGTACGATCGAGGAAGAAAGTGAAAACATCTCAGAAGCGATTCAAGAGATTAATTATATGACCAAATTGATATCCAACCTTTTGACCCTTGCCAGATCGGATAGTGATCAAATGGAAATAAACCGCGAACCGATCCGGCTTGATAAAATCCTTTCAAAAGTATTTTACGGATTTGAGGAATTGGCCAAGCTAAAGAACATTGCGATGGATGCGTCCATTGCTTCTCCTCTTGAAATCATAGGAGACCAGGAAAGGATCCGCCAGCTTTTTGTTATCTTGCTGGATAATGCAGTGAAGTATACAAAAGAAGCAGGAAAGATCACGGTCCAGGCATCCGCAAAAGGCTCTCAGGTAAGAGTGGAAATCATCGATACGGGAGTAGGGATATCAAAGGAAGAGCTTCCTTTTATCTTTGACCGGTTTTACCGCGGGGACAAATCGAGAACGCGAAATTTTGAAGGCTCCGGTCTGGGGCTTGCGATTGCCCAATGGATTATCCAGTCACATGATGGAAAAGTCCGGGTCAAGAGCCAGCTGGGAGAAGGAACGGAAGTAAGTATTAGTTTTCCAATATGTAAAGAATGATAGAAAAACTGTATCCACGCTGGGTGCAGTTTTTTATCGTTTAGGAATAAAATGAAAAAGTTTTTGTCCCTGTCTCATTCGTTTGTTGTTTAGGCTCTTTTCGTAAACTGTATTGCTATTTGGCTCAAAAAAGGAGCATAAACCCAGGTTCAGTATTAAAACTTTTATTAACTTACGAAAAGATGCCACGAAGACAGACAGCATACGGAATAATCCTTTTATACGTAAAGCAACAATTTATGCGAAAACAGCCATTGTTTATGAAAGTGAGTTCGCCGCTTGTAAAAAAATTTTGCCCTTCTAAGTAAATTCAAATGTTCTCTTTTTATACTTTTTATTATAGAAGAATCAAAGGACTATTGGAGGCATTAAACATGACGAAGATGAGCAATAAAATGATAGGGCTCTGCTCTGCAGCTATTAGTGCCATTTATATAACAGGATTGGTCACAACGCAGGAAGCGCAAAGTAAAGCGGTAAACCAGGAAGCTGGGCCAGTCTCTAACCAGCTAACTCAGCATCAACAGTATAGCAAGCCGGCAGAGCAGCAGATTAAGACAACAGGAACAACACCCTCTCCCAAGCACCTAATTCATAAGCAACCTCAATCTGCCAAAAGCCCCAAAATATATAAAAACGGTACGTATACAGGTTCCGCTTCTAATCGGATTGGCTCGGTAACGGTAGCAGTGACGATTAAACAGGATAAAATCACCAATGTAGCCATTACAAACTGTGATACGCATTATTCAGAAGCCCGCATTGATGGACTGCCTCAGCAGGTGGTTGCAAGACAAAGCGAAAATGTAGATATTGTTTCAGGTGCAACATTAAGCTCTGAGGATTTTCAAACTGCTGTGGAACAGGCATTGCAGTCCGCTAAAGTGTAAAAAGGCAGGTGACCGTAATGATTAGCCCCATAAAAAAGAAGAAATTCGAAAAGACAGAAGTCTATATGGACACGTACGTTACGATAAAAGTGATAACAGAGCAGCCTGAAAAAAAGGCGGAAGCATGTATACAAAAGGCTTTTCAGCAGTTTTACTATGTAGAAAGAGTCTGCAGCCGTTTTGACGCTGCCAGTGAATTAAGGCAGTTGTCAATGCATGTAGGTACTCCTGTCAAACCCAGCGAGCTTCTTTTTCAAGCCCTTGCCTTCGCGGTGGAAATGGCAAAGCTTACAGACGGGGCATTCGATCCCTCTATTGGACAGACTCTTGAAAAGGCCGGCTTTAATAAAAATTTTCGCTCAGGTGAAAAAATCCAGTTTGAAGCACAGGGCACAGCCGACTACCGGGATATTTTAGTGGATGAAAAGGAACGTTCCATCACGTTGAGTAAACCGATGGTGCTCGATTTAGGAGCTGTGGCAAAAGGGCTCGCAGTCGATTTAGCGGTGAAAGAACTGGCGGGGGTTGAGAGCTTTGTGATAGACGCTGGAGGCGATCTTTATGTGCATGGATTAAATGAAAATGATGTGCCTTGGCGTGTTGGGATTCAGCATCCGCATAAAAAGACGGAGCTCCTTGGTACAGTGGAATTAACCGATTCTGCCGTCTGTACTTCTGGAAACTATGAGCGGATAAGTGAAAAAGGAATTCACCATCTTTTGCATCCTCATACGAGTGAAGCGGTAAAAGGTGTGACAAGCTGTACAGTCATTGCCCCTTTTACGATGCTTGCTGATGCCTTTTCTACCGCCGTTTTTATAATGGGCCCGCAGGAAGGCTTAAGGTTATTGGAGGAAAATGGGCTGGAAGGAATCCTTATGACATCTGAAAACGAATTGATTATGACAAAAGGAATGGAGAGATATGGTTATGCAGCATGCGGATCCGAATGAGCGAAATATCAGCCGGCAGCGTACAAATTCAAGCGAACGGACTACACGCACTATGGGACCAGGCTATCCGGAAAGTAGAAGAACAAGGGTGATGCCTGAAAAAAAGAAAAAGCCCAGTCAGTTACAAATTTTTAGAAGGTCCCCAAAAGGTTATTTACTTGGCATTCTGTTAGTTTTGGCGATTGTGGGAGAGTGGAATTCAGATCCCGCAGGTGGGCTGAAAAACATGGTGATTGCAGTCGTCACTGGTCTTATAGTAGATATGGGCGTTTCAATTTATCAAAAAAGAAAGAGGATTTTTCCGGATGGGGCAGTGTTAACCGGTTTGATTATCGCAATGGTGCTGGGCTCAGATGTACCCTGGTATCAGACCGTTGCCGCTGTAATTTTTGCGCTTATCTCAAAGCACGTTTTTGTTACGGGAAGAAAGCCTATTTTTAATCCGGCAGCCTTCGGTTTATTTTTAGCTCTTCTTTTATTCCAAAGTGATGAAAGCTGGTGGGGAAGCCTCACCCTGCAGCCATGGTGGTTTACTTTTGTCGTCATTATTGGAGGGTTTATCATAACCAATAAGGTTCAAAAGTTCCCTCAGATACTGACATTCTTAGGAGTGTATCTTGGTTTGTTTTTAGTCATTAGCTTAGCGCATTATAAGGACGTAAGTGAGGTCTTTCTTTCTCCATTTATTAACTCGGCCCTATTCTTAGCATTTTTCATGCTGACAGATCCTCCAACCTCGCCCGGGAAAGACAAGGATCAAGTGATCTTCAGCTTGATTGCTGCCATTATAAGTGTAGGCTGCTATGTCTTTTTTGGAGGTTTATCCTACTTGTTTATTGGATTACTTGTCTCCAACGGCTGGAAGGCGTGGAAAGCGAAGAAGGCAGGCCAGTTAAGAAAGCAAAAACAGCTTGCCTAACGAAGGATATGGATCCATTCATTTCCAATAAAACCCTCTTTTTAATGATAAATTATTAAAAAGAGGGTTTTGCTTTGGAGAAGGAAACAGTGTTAAAGGAAGAAGGTCAATTGGTGATGCTGGATGCTTTGCTTAATGAGAATCCACAGTTTAAATGGTTTTATAGGGACTTGGAAAAAGGGTTCCTTTTTTAAAATCTTCAAAGCAAATGATCTGTAAAGACTCAATGCAAATTTTTTAATCATATAAATTGAACGTATACCCAGGGCTCCCCTAACATCAGTGGATAGCAAGTGCCTGCATCGGAAATCAACAGGGCAAGCTAAAAGAATGGTTATGTTCTCTAGTGAATAGGGAAAATCTATAGTATATTCATTCTAAAAGCAGCTTGTACTAATGCTGACGACTATAGGAGGCCACCAGTGAAAAGGAAAAATTGGATATACGTTGTCGTAGTAGCCGTACTTTGTGCAGCCGTTCTATTTATTGTCTTAATGCCAGGGCGTGACATGCAGAATGTAATGGCACCAGGGAAAAAAGTGAAATATGTAAAAAAGGAATCGCTGCCTGTACCTAAACACATTGTCATCGTAATGGAAGAAAACCATTCGGATCAAGAGATTATAGGGAATTCCAAAGCCCCTTATATGAATAAGCTTGCTAAAATGGGAATGAACTTCACCAATATGCATGCGATTACACACCCAAGCCAGCCAAATTATATCGCTTTGTTTTCAGGAAGCACACAGGGCGTAACAAGCGACAGCTGCCCACATTCCTTTAATGCACCGAATATGGCTGAGGAACTAACAAAGGCAGGCAAAAGCTTCGCAGGCTATTCTGAGGATCTTCCAACCGTTGGGTTTAAAGGCTGCAGTTCCGGATTGTATTATCGGAAGCATAGTCCCTGGGTCAACTTTACCAATCTCCCGGCTAGTGTGAATAAGCCGTTTTCCATGTTCCCGAGCGATTATTCCAAGCTTCCAACGGTGTCCTTTGTGATTCCTAACCTGAACAACGATATGCATAATGGAACAATAGAAGAAGCGGATAAATGGTTAAAAACGAATATCGATCCTTATATTAAATGGGCCAATAAGAACAACAGCCTTTTCATCCTAACCTGGGATGAAGATGACCATTCCAGTACCGAAAATAAGATTCCGACCATTTTTGCGGGACAGATGGTGAAATCGGGCAAAACGGATCAAAAGTACAATTTATACTCCATTCTCAGAACCATAGAAGACATGTATGGATTGCCAGCATTAAAGAACAGCCAATATGAAGCGCCTGTTCTTGGAATCTGGAAGCCTTAATAATGTTACCTTTTTTAGGGCTTGAAATGGTTGGAGAGACAAGACTTAGGCTAATGATTTTGGATTGAGAATAATGGATCAATGAGGTAGTACAATGAATGAAGATGAACGCAAAACGATTGATTCAAAGTATATACAGCAGCATCTGGCGAATGAACGCACCTTTTTAGCATGGGTCCGGACTGCTCTTGCGTTGGTCGGGGTTGGATTTTTAATGTCAAATCTGCATTTTTCTGCTCAGTGGGTGCAGCTTGAGAGAGGGGGCACCCTGGCAAAAGCTATTGGCATTTGTTCTTTTGTATTGGGTGTCATCATAGTAGGAATGGCAAAGTTCAGCTATTTCAAAAAAAGCATAGACATTAATGAACAAACCATTCGCTTTTCGAAAACGCTCGTCTTACTTCTCGCCGTCTCAACAGCCCTTGTGATAGCGGTCTTTGGTTTCTACTACCTGTTTGTGTGGGAAACAGCCCATTAACCCGTTAACCTTCCTTGCTGGGAAGGTTTTTTTTATTGGTGTTATCGCTTTAATACAGTAAAGCGAAGAAGGGGTCTGACCCTTTTAGTGGAGTAAAGTAGTAAAGTAAGATAGTGGTCTTGGTTAGGTCTATTTACCTAATTCGCCCGTAAATCTTATTTTTCGCCCGTAAGTCTGTTTGGAGAGCCCTAGGAGCTTATATTACGTGTGAAATTTTCTTTTGCAAAGGCCTGCGGAGATACATTCAGTCTTCTCAGAGCAGCAAAGTATAAACAGAGTACTAAAAATCTCTAACTGCATATAATTTATTCCATTAAACTGGTACGATATAGATATTCATAATGGCAAAGGGGCGCTTGAAGATGTCCAGGGAGTCTATAATTGGTTTAGCCGTTTCAGCAGCGCTGCTGGCTTATTATCTTTTTGTTTTCTACCAACAGGGGATGCTGCAGCTTAAAAAAGGAAAAATACTATATCCGGATAAACCTATTCAGTTAAAAGATCCCCATAATTTTCCGTTGCGGCTAAAAACGTACCCTCAAGGAAAAATGCGATTATTCCTGATTATTCTTGTCTTTGGCGTTGGAATCAGTATAGTGTTGATGTTCCTGTGCCTTTCAGGAAGAGTGCCTGAGCTGACAGACTTTTATGCTGCCGTTATTCCGTCACTAATTATCCTTCCATATTACTTGCCTTTTGAAATCAGGGAGGATGGAATCGTCTTTCGCCGCTTTATTAAATGGTCTGCTATAGGCTCCTGCACATTCGAGTATATTGGTGTTTATCATACCCACTACACACAGACAAGTCCTGAAGAAACCTGTTTTACCATGCATTTCAATAACTATGAGGATAAAAAAATGACTAGAGTGCTTGTTGTAACAGAGGAGCAAAAAGCTAAAATTGAAACACTCCTTGAACATTACGGCATAAAAACAGTAGAGAAGAAGGCTGATAATACCTTCGCATACTAATCAAAAAAGAGGCGTAATCGATCATCGCCGCTTTTGCTTGTGTCCCACAGCAACTACAATCCTATTAGAGGGAAGTTTGTTATTCATTGCATCATAAACCAATATTCAGATTGGTCAGCCTTGAAATATGCCCGGCTAAAAGCAAGCGGACAATAAGAGACAGATATCTGCTTTAAGTATCTGAACAGCTGCTCTTTTTACAGGAAATATCTTCAATGCTTTTTGAATGGCGCAATGGGGAAAAATTAAAAGAAAACAGCATGATGTAATGGTAATAAAAGACGGACGGCAGGATTTTTAAGCAAGTCATCAAACGGTGGAGTGAAACAATTAACGAATCGCTGAGGTAGGGGAGTGCGCTATGGAAGAACAACCATCAATACGTGAAAAGCGCAAGGATGAACATGTTCGCTTGGCTTTAAATACAAATCAAACGCAGCCATCGGACTTTGATGCTCTCTATTTAGTACACCGTTCACTTCCCGAGTTGGATAAAGAAGAGGTTGATTTAAGAACTCGTTTGGGCAATTTAACATTAGCATTTCCGATATATATTAATGCCATGACAGGCGGGAGTGAGAAAACAGGAGCCATCAACGCTGCCTTGGCTGAAGCAGCAAAGGAAACGGGCATTGCAATGGCTGTTGGTTCACAGCATTCCGGCCTGCGCAATGAAAAGGTAGCTGATACTTACAGGATTGTCCGCAAGAAGAATCCGAATGGAGTCATTTTTGGCAATGTAGGAGCGGATGCACCATTGGATTATGCCCTGAGAGCCATTGATATGCTAGAGGCAGATGCTCTTCAGATTCACTTAAATGTTCCGCAGGAGGTTGTGATGCCTGAGGGAGATAGGCATTTTTCAGGAATACTTAAGAAAATAGAAACCATTATAAAAAAAACCTCCATCCCCGTCATCATAAAGGAGACCGGTTTTGGCATGTGCAGGGAAACACTGGAGCAGCTAAAAACATGCGGCGTTCAATTTGTAGATGTAGGCGGAGGAGGAGGAACTAATTTTGTTCATATTGAAAATGAGCGGCGGGAAAAAAGAGATTATAGCTATCTAAAGGGCTGGGGACAATCAACCCCTATTTCTCTGCTTGAGGCTCAGCCATTTCTGAAGGATATGACGATTCTTGCTTCAGGAGGAATTCGAAATCCACTGGATGCTGTTAAATCGATGGCTCTGGGGGCATCGGCGGCCGGAGTGGCAGGGGCTTTTTTGAGGGTCTTAGATAAGTGCGGCACAGAAGGCTTAGTAGAGGAAATGAAAGCATGGAAGGAGCATCTGAGGATGATTTTTCTAATGCAGGGTGCACAGTCTTTGGAACACATCGCCAAATGTCCAATCATTGTGACAAAGAATGTTCGCGAGTGGTGTGATCTCCGCGGATTGGATGCAGGTATACTCGCTTCGAGAAGCCTGAATTGATTTCGATGGGGTTTATTTCACCTGCAATACAAAAATTGTCTTATATGAATAAAATTAGTACCGCATGTCCCTTTAACAACGTTTGAAAAAGGTGTATAATAGAAAGGCTTCCAGCATAGTCTTTACATTTAATGCAATGAAAATTTTAAAAAATCTGCATTATATGTTAATATGCGGATACAATGTAATAAAGATTTATAAAACATAATTTATTGGGGGTAACAATATGCCTGATCCTGAACCGGAACCTATTTTTTGGCATCCTGATAAAGCTGACAGGGTGCAAGGGTATGGTAGGAAAATGGGAAATGCAATGACAGATATGGAGTTTAAACTGAATCGGAAAGGAATTTTTTCTAAAAAAACAGGGACACCTGTGATGCCGAAGGAAATTCGCCGTATTGGCCTTGGAGCCATTGGTTTTTTAGTCCTGATGCTTGTTGCAGCCATTATATTGAATCTCATTGAAATTTTTATAAAGTAAAAAATTTGCTTCCATATATGTTTCTGTATATGGAAGTTTTTTTATTTTTTCCCGGTCCGAATCAACTCTAATGAGAATTATTTCTGAAGAAAGGTTTAAAAGAGTGGGAAATAGGTTAATAGAATAATGTTAAAGACATACATAGTATTTAAAATATTGAGGAGCTTATTAGGGGCTATGATAAAGAGTGAGTTAGAATGGATGAGAGAAGAGATTAGACAGCTTAAAGAACAAATAAGCGAATATGAACATCTTATTAAAGACATATCCGCTCCCATTATTCCATCTGTAGTGCCAGATACGATTTTGGTTCCAATTACTGGCCGATTGTCAACTGATAGATTTCACATAATTGTACAAAAGATACTGGATACTGTACATACAAAGCAAGTCGGCACGGTCATTATTGATTTTACTGCCATTACGGAAAAGGAAGCCGGAGAAATAGAGGTTCTGGGAAGGAATATTGAAAAATTGATTTCTTCCTTGGGGTTAATGGGTGTTCAAGTGATTTTTGTCGGGTTTTCACCTTCTATTACACGGGTCCTGGTCAAATCTAAGCTGACTGTGCTTGGTGAACTGAAAACTTTCCTGAGTTTTCGGTCAGCCCTTCAATTTTTAATGAAACAAAAGGGTTTAAAATTTGAGAGCATTATATAACAAGGCTCTTTTTATAAAAACATTGCTTCTATTAATAATAGTTTAGTATGTAAATGCTTAAAATAATGGACGAAATGATGCCGCGACGATGGGCAAGGTACAGAATTGTCCATTGAACGAAAAACAGTAATAACACCTGCAAAAGGACTTGTGGGTGTTTTTGCTGAGGGATGTTTTACCTCGTCTGTTACACTATGGGAAATAATAGAAAGAGGTCTGAAAATGATTCCTTTTGAAAAAGAACGGTTGGTACCTATAAATCAACATTTGTTTAATGTGAAATCTGTCCTGTGGCTGAAACATAATTTCCATTTATTAGAACAATCTCCCAATCAGACAGGCTTCGAACGAATAATTTAATATGAGAGACATACAGATTTACCAAATATAGATAAAAATTATAGGTATAAATAACTGAATAATGGTATGATTCAGTTAATAATTGGCGTTTTTTATAGCGAGAGTTGTAAAATAGCATAAAGAGGAGAAAGGAGCTGTCTTCTATGGTTAAACGTATTCAGATTCCAGGAAGTGAAAGGTCTGCATTGCCGAAAGCGAAAAAAACAGGTCCAGCAATGCTGGATCATGAGATTACTGTAACGGTTTATCTCCGTCGCAGCTCAGGGAATGAAGACTTGACTGAGATGATGAAAAATATGGCGGAAAGGCCATTCTCCCAACAATACCTGTCCAGAAGTGAATTTGAACAAAAATATGGACTTGAAGACGAGTCTGTAAAAAGGGTTGAAGAATTTGCCCGAGAATATAATTTGAAGGTAAAAGAAACAAATACGGCTTCTGGTACTATTATGCTCTGTGGAACAGTAGAAAATTTTAACAAAGCTTTTAATGTGGAGCTTTCAGAATATGAGCATCCAGATTTCAAATACCGCGGACGTACAGGTCCAATTGAGGTACCTGAAGGACTGAGTGATATTGTCCTTGCTGTGCTGGGGCTGGATAACCGCCCGCAAACAAGGCCGCATTTTCGGGTGCTGAGTGAATCCAGGACGGGAAACTTCGCTCGCAGCCAAGCTTCAAGAAGCTCTTATACGCCAGTGCAAATTGCTGAGCTTTATAATTTTCCGCAAAACGTTGACTGCAGCGGACAATGTATTGGCATTATTGAATTAGGCGGGGGCTATACAGATAATGATTTACAACAGTATTTTTCTAATCTTGGTATGCCAATGCCTGAGGTAACCGCTGTAAGCGTGAACGGAGGAAAAAATGCTCCGGAGGGAAATCCAAATGGTGCAGACGGAGAAGTCATGCTGGATATTGAGGTAGCTGCCGCTGTGGCACCTGGAGCAAAAATTGCTGTATATTTTGCACCTAATACGGATGCTGGTTTTTTAAATGCCATCACAACTGCTATCCATGATAAGAAAAATAACCCTTCCGTCATCTCCATCAGCTGGGGTTCCGCGGAGGCTAATTGGACCAGCCAGGCTATTCAGGCCATGAATCAGGCATTCCATGATGCCGCTGCTCTTGGGGTCACCATTTGCAGTGCTGCAGGAGATAATGGATCCTCAGACGGGGTAAACGACGGTTCGGTTCATGTTGATTTCCCAGCATCCAGCCCGTACGTTTTAGCCTGCGGCGGTACTAAGCTGCAGGGATCTGGCCAAACCATTTCAAGTGAAGTGGTCTGGAATGAACAGAATAATGGTGCAACAGGCGGGGGTGTCAGCACTGTATTCAGCCTTCCGGATTATCAAACAAATGCCGGTGTTCCTGCGCTGGCAGGCAATGGCGGCAATAAAGGCCGCGGGGTTCCAGATATTGCTGGAAACGCAGATCCTGTAACAGGATACGAAGTCTTAGTGGATGGCCAGTCCTTTGTTATTGGAGGGACCAGCGCTGTAGCCCCTCTTTGGGCAGGTCTGGTAGCCATTTTTAATCAGCAGCTTGGACGTCCAGTAGGCTTTTTGAATCCGGCCCTCTATCAAATTGGGCAAAAGGGAGGAAGCTTCCGCGATATCACAAGCGGAAACAATGATACATCCGGAAGCGGCTCTTATACCTCCGGGCCAGGATGGGATGCATGTACAGGCTGGGGCAGCCCTAATGGAGTAAACCTCCTTCAAGCCTTGCAGGCGATGCAGCCTGCGGAAGTGTGATGCTTTTAAAGGATTTTAGTAGTACAAGAAAAAGTCAGCTTTTAAATAAAGACCATCAAAGTGCTGACGAAAAGAGTGCAAGAGAATATTTAAAAGAAAGAGTCCCTCTTCAGTGTAAAGAGGGACTCTTTCTGTTTAGCAGGAGCAAGGTTCTTTGTCCAGTAACTGGCTCAAGGAGACTGCAGACTTGTCTTTTTTTTTCAATCAGTCAGACATTTATCCAATTAAACGTTGAAACCTTTCTACTTGGTATCAACCACTTTATATTTTGCCTGGGTTAGATTGATAACGGTACTGGTAGGGTCGTTATCTTTGAATTGAACAGCTGTAACGGTATATGTACCCGGCTTCAAGTCATCTCCCGATAGATTGACGAAGGATTGAGTATCTCCGGTTACTTCTTCGGTTGATGCGAAGGTTTGGTTAATATAAAGGAAAGTTAAGAGCCTGCCGTCAAAGTTTGTGTAATAGGTTCCCAGCTGATCCACAATGTCTGTCTTTTTTGCATCTACAATAACGGCTTTATTCCTCGACGTATCTCCATTTTGGTTACTTAAAATTAATTGGGCTTTTCCTTTTTGAACGGGATTTTTAGGAAAAGGATAGGTGCTTGTTGTTTTGGTATTTTTTCCTTCCGCTTGAGGGGGAGGGGTGTTTGTTTTTCCGTTTTGTCCTGTGCAGCCAGCTAAACCGATAGCTAACGCTGCTGCAATCACACTTGTACAAATTTTTCTCATGACTTTCATCCTTCTCAA is a genomic window containing:
- a CDS encoding sensor histidine kinase, coding for MFEKTRIKLVVLNSIVFFIILNSFGVSLYFYMRYHLYSQVDKQLLDVRTHLLNEPEHHFENMMNPETEGTRQIEYLFWGTDEKIKMTLPEHTLVPRNVYPLLEKVSGSESLHTITKAGSSYRFVNIPVQYDVTIKGKKEAIEKVQLVYSLYGEQELLRHLLMVVAVGSLMSIIVAILAGFYLANRALIPIKNAWNKQSRFVGDASHELRTPLSVMKLNLERLFRHPNRTIEEESENISEAIQEINYMTKLISNLLTLARSDSDQMEINREPIRLDKILSKVFYGFEELAKLKNIAMDASIASPLEIIGDQERIRQLFVILLDNAVKYTKEAGKITVQASAKGSQVRVEIIDTGVGISKEELPFIFDRFYRGDKSRTRNFEGSGLGLAIAQWIIQSHDGKVRVKSQLGEGTEVSISFPICKE
- a CDS encoding FAD:protein FMN transferase; translated protein: MISPIKKKKFEKTEVYMDTYVTIKVITEQPEKKAEACIQKAFQQFYYVERVCSRFDAASELRQLSMHVGTPVKPSELLFQALAFAVEMAKLTDGAFDPSIGQTLEKAGFNKNFRSGEKIQFEAQGTADYRDILVDEKERSITLSKPMVLDLGAVAKGLAVDLAVKELAGVESFVIDAGGDLYVHGLNENDVPWRVGIQHPHKKTELLGTVELTDSAVCTSGNYERISEKGIHHLLHPHTSEAVKGVTSCTVIAPFTMLADAFSTAVFIMGPQEGLRLLEENGLEGILMTSENELIMTKGMERYGYAACGSE
- a CDS encoding YidH family protein; the encoded protein is MNEDERKTIDSKYIQQHLANERTFLAWVRTALALVGVGFLMSNLHFSAQWVQLERGGTLAKAIGICSFVLGVIIVGMAKFSYFKKSIDINEQTIRFSKTLVLLLAVSTALVIAVFGFYYLFVWETAH
- a CDS encoding response regulator transcription factor, with amino-acid sequence MHILLVEDDAPLQKIVSSILKDEGYTIDLADDGLDGLLMTKTGIYDLLIIDIMLPSLDGLALIKELRKSGFYTPSLILTAKDSVEDKVSGLDVGADDYLVKPFDTQEFLARIRSVLRRAGKLGNEGKIHYGPIVLDTQEHRAFIGEQDLKLTIKEYELFHYMIQNREQLLTREQIFDRIWGLESNTGDAIVDLYIHYVRKKLSAFKCDSIIRTIRGVGYMVKAEGQNV
- a CDS encoding alkaline phosphatase family protein; amino-acid sequence: MKRKNWIYVVVVAVLCAAVLFIVLMPGRDMQNVMAPGKKVKYVKKESLPVPKHIVIVMEENHSDQEIIGNSKAPYMNKLAKMGMNFTNMHAITHPSQPNYIALFSGSTQGVTSDSCPHSFNAPNMAEELTKAGKSFAGYSEDLPTVGFKGCSSGLYYRKHSPWVNFTNLPASVNKPFSMFPSDYSKLPTVSFVIPNLNNDMHNGTIEEADKWLKTNIDPYIKWANKNNSLFILTWDEDDHSSTENKIPTIFAGQMVKSGKTDQKYNLYSILRTIEDMYGLPALKNSQYEAPVLGIWKP
- a CDS encoding RnfABCDGE type electron transport complex subunit D, which translates into the protein MVMQHADPNERNISRQRTNSSERTTRTMGPGYPESRRTRVMPEKKKKPSQLQIFRRSPKGYLLGILLVLAIVGEWNSDPAGGLKNMVIAVVTGLIVDMGVSIYQKRKRIFPDGAVLTGLIIAMVLGSDVPWYQTVAAVIFALISKHVFVTGRKPIFNPAAFGLFLALLLFQSDESWWGSLTLQPWWFTFVVIIGGFIITNKVQKFPQILTFLGVYLGLFLVISLAHYKDVSEVFLSPFINSALFLAFFMLTDPPTSPGKDKDQVIFSLIAAIISVGCYVFFGGLSYLFIGLLVSNGWKAWKAKKAGQLRKQKQLA
- a CDS encoding FMN-binding protein, giving the protein MTKMSNKMIGLCSAAISAIYITGLVTTQEAQSKAVNQEAGPVSNQLTQHQQYSKPAEQQIKTTGTTPSPKHLIHKQPQSAKSPKIYKNGTYTGSASNRIGSVTVAVTIKQDKITNVAITNCDTHYSEARIDGLPQQVVARQSENVDIVSGATLSSEDFQTAVEQALQSAKV